TTTTAATGAGAAGATTGCTGGCTGTTTGAGATCGATCCTGCTGCAAAGCCAGCATCCGCCGCTATTGCGGCTTTGCTTTTTTAGAAAATAACACAACCGAAGAGGGTTCATGGCAAAAATTTTATTCCGCTTAAACAGTGTTCCTGACGACGAAGCAAACGATGTACGTGAGTTGCTGATCAAAAACGCGATTGATTTTTATGAAACATCGGCGGGCAATTGGGGGGTGTCGATAGCGGCGATCTGGTTGGAAGATGAAAACCAGTTCGACAGGGCTCGGGCATTGATCGATGTTTATCAGCATGAACGTACCTTACGGAAGCGGGCGGAGTATGAGCGATTGAAGCGTGAAGGTAAGCATCAAACATTTCTGGGCGCGGTGAGCGAGAAACCGGTTAGTTTTATGGTTCACTTGGCGCTGGCGGTGATGGTTCTGTATTTATCGGCGAAATTAGTGCTGGATCTGGCAGCATAGACAACTTTTATCAAGTCAACAATTTTTACTGTTTTATGCGGTATGATATCTGTCGAAAATCTGTTTTACCTCGCAACCTTTAATACTATTCAGGAGAAAAAACATGAAAAATGCAATTAAGACAATGATTTCGGTATTAGCTTTTACTCCATTGCTGGTTCAGGCGGGAGGAGATCCCGAGCACGTTAAATTTCCGAAAGATTACGACAAAACGTTTACTCTGTATGCCACGATGAACCGTGCAAACCAGACGCAACTGGCTAAGCTTTATGCCAATGAAGCGACTATATCCGGCTATCAACAAGGCAAGCATGGCGGATCGGGCGCTGTTGTGGTGATGGAGATTTATACCCCGAAAAAAGACGCGGAAGGCAAGCCGATTCCCGGTAGCGATGGTCTGTTTGAAATAGATTCATTGGCAGCCGTTGCTGTGATGGAAAACAGGAACGACTGGGATGCTTCTTTCCCGAAAGAAAACCGTACGGGTGATTGGGGTTTTGCGCTCTACAATCCGGATGGCAGCGTGAAAAGCAACGAACTGAATTGCGTTCAATGTCATACACCTTTGCAAGCGCAGGATTTCTTATTTACTTACCAGAAATTAGTTGATTTTGTGAAGAAATAATCAACTGCTGAACGAATTTGGCGGGTAGCTCCGGTTATCCGC
This is a stretch of genomic DNA from Nitrosomonas sp. sh817. It encodes these proteins:
- a CDS encoding cytochrome P460 family protein, which produces MKNAIKTMISVLAFTPLLVQAGGDPEHVKFPKDYDKTFTLYATMNRANQTQLAKLYANEATISGYQQGKHGGSGAVVVMEIYTPKKDAEGKPIPGSDGLFEIDSLAAVAVMENRNDWDASFPKENRTGDWGFALYNPDGSVKSNELNCVQCHTPLQAQDFLFTYQKLVDFVKK
- a CDS encoding DUF6164 family protein, which codes for MAKILFRLNSVPDDEANDVRELLIKNAIDFYETSAGNWGVSIAAIWLEDENQFDRARALIDVYQHERTLRKRAEYERLKREGKHQTFLGAVSEKPVSFMVHLALAVMVLYLSAKLVLDLAA